The proteins below are encoded in one region of Doryrhamphus excisus isolate RoL2022-K1 chromosome 4, RoL_Dexc_1.0, whole genome shotgun sequence:
- the atoh1a gene encoding protein atonal homolog 1a encodes MDVLSVADWCNKDQDPRVWLAPVQASGTCETRDSSTDYLDHSPCSSTGSYHESDSTGHPSPPSYRKNPKSPPCSSTLKVRDLCRLKGMVTGAEQEQPTRHRAPSSKPTNGVQRQRRVAANARERRRMHGLNHAFDELRSVIPALDNDKKLSKYETLQMAQIYINALAELLQDPTTSPPSKSDETHPEPATEGHLAAHIDAITLRTAFDDVPFPGMSSPSSASGTPGERLESPRSDGEFSPHSHFSDSDEMVVEEDELAELNIPTHPIPPF; translated from the exons atggacgTCCTAAGCGTGGCAGACTGGTGTAATAAAGACCAAGACCCACGCGTGTGGCTCGCTCCCGTGCAGGCTTCCGGCACCTGCGAGACACGCGACTCTTCTACCGACTACCTGGACCACTCGCCTTGCTCCAGTACCGGATCTTACCACG AAAGCGACTCCACGGGTCACCCCAGTCCTCCGAGTTACAGAAAAAACCCCAAGAGTCCACCCTGCTCCTCCACGCTCAAAGTCCGGGACCTATGCCGCCTGAAGGGTATGGTCACCGGAGCCGAGCAGGAGCAACCCACCCGGCACAGAGCCCCCTCCAGCAAGCCCACAAACGGCGTCCAGAGACAGCGACGCGTGGCTGCTAACGCCCGGGAAAGGCGACGCATGCACGGCTTGAATCACGCCTTCGACGAGCTCCGTAGCGTCATCCCGGCTCTGGACAACGACAAGAAACTATCCAAGTATGAAACCTTGCAAATGGCGCAGATTTACATCAACGCTTTGGCTGAGCTCCTGCAAGACCCGACTACGTCCCCCCCTTCCAAGAGCGACGAGACGCACCCGGAGCCCGCTACTGAGGGCCATCTGGCCGCGCACATCGACGCCATAACGCTGCGAACAGCCTTCGATGACGTCCCCTTTCCCGGCATGAGCTCGCCATCGTCGGCGTCCGGCACCCCCGGGGAGCGGTTGGAGTCACCCCGCAGCGATGGAGAGTTTTCCCCGCATTCGCACTTCAGTGACTCGGATGAGATGGTAGTGGAGGAGGACGAGCTCGCTGAACTGAACATCCCCACTCACCCGATTCCTCCTTtctga